The Candidatus Poribacteria bacterium genome includes a region encoding these proteins:
- a CDS encoding TVP38/TMEM64 family protein, protein MKKSLIKIATTVGIVTIVYLVLRHYGITDEIRLENVPKIKTWVASFGAIAPLVYMGLYLVSTVFFLPGSPVTVLAGFVFGPLWGVFYASIASIISVSVAFLIARYVARDLVERWVKGNAQFQKIDEQVEGQGWRILMFTRLVPIFPFNLQNYAYGLTSIRFPTYVIVSAIFMLPGTAVLVQLGGAFVSGEGNFWKTAIYLGIAGILMLLLSLIPRFLRKNHTKL, encoded by the coding sequence ATGAAAAAGAGCCTAATTAAAATTGCGACCACTGTCGGCATTGTTACAATAGTTTATCTCGTGTTGAGACACTACGGCATAACAGACGAGATTCGGTTAGAAAATGTTCCAAAAATCAAGACATGGGTGGCGAGTTTTGGGGCAATTGCGCCCTTAGTCTATATGGGGCTTTATCTTGTCTCCACTGTTTTTTTTCTCCCGGGTTCCCCCGTAACTGTATTAGCAGGCTTCGTCTTCGGCCCGTTGTGGGGGGTATTCTACGCCTCTATAGCCTCTATCATTTCGGTTTCCGTTGCATTCCTCATTGCCCGCTACGTCGCGCGCGATCTTGTTGAGCGGTGGGTCAAGGGGAACGCCCAATTCCAAAAAATAGATGAACAGGTTGAAGGACAGGGATGGCGTATCTTGATGTTCACACGCTTGGTCCCGATTTTCCCCTTTAACCTTCAAAATTATGCCTATGGACTCACCAGCATTCGGTTTCCCACTTATGTCATTGTCTCTGCTATCTTTATGTTACCCGGTACAGCAGTATTGGTCCAACTCGGTGGGGCATTTGTCAGTGGCGAAGGCAACTTTTGGAAAACCGCAATCTATCTCGGGATCGCGGGCATCCTGATGCTTTTACTATCATTGATCCCGAGATTTTTGCGAAAAAATCATACGAAATTATAA